Part of the Streptomyces sp. f51 genome is shown below.
CGGTCGCGGTCCGGAATTCGCCCTGTCGTACGAGAGGGCGGCCGGGCGGCACCCGCACCGGCAGGTCAGCTCCTCACCCAGCGGTACTGGAGCTCCGGCCGCCCGACCGTCCCGTACTGCGGGGCCCGTGCCGCGCGGCCGGCCTCCACCAGGTGTTCCAGATAGCGCCGGGCCGTGATCCGGGAGATGCCGACGGCCTCGGCCGCCCCGGCCGCCGTCAGCCCGCCGGGGTGGTCCCTGAGGGTCACGGTCACGCGTTCCAGGGTCGGCGCGCTCAGGCCCTTGGGCAGCGCCGCCGGTCCGGGGGCGCGCAGGGCGGCCAGCGCGCGGTCCACCTCCGCCTGTCCGCTGGCCTCACCGGCCGCCGCGCGGAACTCCGCGTACCGGATCAGCCGGTCGCGCAGGGTGGCGAAGGTGAACGGCTTGAGCACGTACTGCACGACCCCGAGCGACACCCCCTCCCGTACGACGGCCAGGTCCCGCGCGGAGGTCACCGCTATCACGTCGGCGTGATGGCCCGCGGCCCGCAGCGAGCGCGCGAGCCGGAGGCCGTGTGTGTCCGGCAGATGCAGGTCGAGGAGCAGCAGGTCCACGGGGGTGCGGTCCAGCGCCCGGCGCGCCTCGGCACCGGTGTGGACCTTGCCCACCGCCGTGAACCCGGGCACCCGGCCGACGTACAGGACGTGCGCGTCGGCGGCCACGGGGTCGTCCTCGACGACGAGCACGCGGATCGGATCGCTCATGCGCCGCCTCCCGGAAGAACGGACTCGGACGACTGGACGGACCGCGCACGCGGGACGGCGCCGGTGCCCGGCGTGGCTTCCGCGACCGGGTCCGGGGTGGGGCCGGTGCCGGGAGCCGGGGCGGCGGCCGGTGCCGGCAGGGGCAGGCGCACCTCGAACTCGGCTCCGCCGGCGGCCCCTTCGCGCACCTCAAGGGTGCCCCCGTGGCGGAGCACCGTCTGCCGGGCCAGGGCCAGGCCGAGACCGCGCCCGCCGGGGCCCGCCGGTTTCGTGGACCAGCCGTGCTGGAAGACCCGCTCGGTGTGCGCGGGGTCGACCCCGGAGCCGGTGTCGGCGACCCGCAGCACCAGGGCCGACTCCCCGGTGAACGCCGTCACCGTGACGCGCGCGCCCACCGTCGCCTGCGCCGCGTCCATCGCGTTGTCGATCAGATTGCCGAGCACGGTGACCAGGTCGCGCGGGGTGAGCGCGGCCGGGAGCAGCCCGTCGTCGATGCCGCTGTCCTCGGAGACGACGAGCTCCACCCCGCGCTCGTTCGCCTGCGCGGCCTTGCCCAGCAGCAGCGCCGCCAGGACCGGTTCGCCGACCGCGGAGATCACCTCGTCGGTGAGGGCCTGCGCCAGTTCCAGTTCGGCGGTGGCGAACTCCACCGCCTCCTCGGCGCGGCCCAGTTCGATGAGGGAGACCATCGTGTGCAGCCGGTTGGCCGCCTCGTGCGCCTGCGAGCGCAGCGCCTGGGAGAAGCCGCGCTCGGAGTCCAGTTCGCCGGTCAGCGCCTGGAGTTCGGTCACGTCGCGCAGGGTGACCACCGTGCCGCGCCGTTCGCCGCCGGACACCGGGGAGGTGTTCACGACCAGCACGCGCGTGTCCGTCGGATGGACCTCGTCCACGCGGGGCTCCGCCGACAGCAGCGCGCCCGTCAGCGGCGCGGGCAGCCCGAGTTCGGCCACCGAACGGCCGACCACGTCGTCGGTGACCCCGAGCAGTTCGCGCCCGCCGTCGTTCATGAGCGCCACCCGGAACTGGCCGTCCAGCATCAGCAGCCCCTCGCGCACGGCGTGCAGCGCGGCCTGGTGGTAGTCGTGCATCCGGCTCAGCTCGGCCGCGTTCATGCCGTGGGTGGAGCGCCGCAGCCGGGCGTTGATGACGTAGGTGCCGACGGCGCCCAGGAGCAGCGCGCCCGCCGCCGCCCCGATCAGGGCCGTCACCTGGTCCTGGACGCGTTCGGTGATGGCCTCGACCCGGATGCCCGCGCTGACCAGGCCGATGGTCCGCCCGTCCTGCTGGATCGGGGTCACCGCGCGCACCGAGGCGCCGAGGCTGCCCGTGTACGTCTCCGTGAAGGACCTGCCCGCGAGCGCCGGGCCGATGTGCCCGAGGAAGTGTCCGCCTATCAGCTTCTCGTCGGGATGGGTCCAGCGGATGCCCCGGGGATTCATGATCGTCACGAAGTCGACGCCGGTGTGCCGCTGGACGCGCAGGGAGTACGGCTGGAGCGCCCGGGTGGGCTCCGCGGTGCCGATGGCCGCGTGGACGGACGGGGCGTCCGCGACCGAGCGCGCGACCGCCATCGCCTGGCGGCCCGCCGCCTCCTCGGCCTGGCCGCGGTCGCCGACGTAGGTGAACAGCGCGTACCCGGCGACGAGGACCGCGATGAGCACGGCCTGCATGCCGAAGAGCTGGCCGGCCAGGCTGCGGGGTCGCGGGACACGGGGAAGACGCATCCGTTCAGTGTGCCTGGCCCCGGCGCGGGCGCCCCGGGGGCGTGTGAACTCAATGAACGGAAGGGTGACCGCCCTCACACGCCGGGAGATAGTCCCCTCATCCCCCCGGGAGCCCTGCCTCCCGGATCCCCGGTCGTGAGCCGCACACCGGGTTCCGCCGGTCGTGAGCCGCACGCCGGATGATGCCGACGACGTCGTCAAGGAGGGCAGCCGTGGCCAGCACGCCGCAGACCGCACCTGCCGCACCCGCCGCCAGACGGGACCGCACGCACTATCTGTACATCGCCGTGATCGCCGCCGTGATCCTCGGGATCGCGGTGGGCCTGATCGCCCCCGACTTCGCCGTCGAGCTCAAGCCCATCGGCACGGGCTTCGTGAACCTGATCAAGATGATGATCTCCCCGATCATCTTCTGCACGATCGTGCTGGGCATCGGCTCGGTCCGCAAGGCCGCCAAGGTCGGCGCCGTCGGCGGTATCGCGCTCGGCTACTTCCTGGTGATGTCGCTGGTCGCGCTCGCCATCGGCCTGGTCGTCGGCAACATCCTGGAGCCGGGGAGCAGCCTGGCGATGACCGACGCGGTCAAGCAGGCCGGGCAGGGCCAGGTGTCGGCGGAGGCGCTGCCGCCCGTCGACTTCGTGCTCTCGATCATCCCGACCACGATGATCTCGGCGTTCACCGAGGGCCAGGTGCTCCAGACCCTGCTCGTGGCGCTCCTGGCCGGGTTCGCCCTCCAGGCGATGGGAGCGGCGGGGCAGCCGGTGCTGCGCGGGGTGGAGCACATCCAGCGGCTCGTCTTCCGGATCCTCGCCATGGTCATGTGGGCGGCCCCGCTCGGCGCGTTCGGCGCCATCGCCGCCGTCACGGGCTCCGCGGGCGTCGACGCGCTCAAGAGCCTCGCCGTGCTGATGCTCGGTTTCTACGTCACCTGCCTGATCTTCGTCCTCGTCGTGCTCGGCACGCTGCTGCGCGTGGTGACGGGCCTGAACATCCTGACGTTCCTGAGGTATCTGGGCCGGGAGTTCCTGCTGATCCTGTCCACCTCGTCCTCCGAGTCCGCCCTGCCGCGGCTCATCGCGAAGATGGAGCATCTGGGCGTCGGCAAGTCGGTGGTCGGGATCACCGTCCCGACCGGCTACTCCTTCAACCTCGACGGCACGATGATCTACATGACCATGGCCTCGCTCTACATCGCCGACGCGATGGGCACGCCGATGGCGGTCGGGGAGCAGATCCCGCTCCTGCTCTTCCTGCTGGTCGCGTCCAAGGGCGCGGCGGGCGTGAGCGGCGCCGGCCTGGCCACGCTGGCCGGCGGCCTCCAGTCGCACAAGCCCGCCCTGGTGGACGGCGTCGGGCTCATCGTCGGCATCGACCGGTTCATGAGCGAGGCACGCGCGCTGACGAACTTCGCGGGCAACGCCGTGGCGACCGTCCTGATCGGGACCTGGACGAAGGAGATCGACAAGGAGCGGGTCGCGCTCGTCCTCGCCGGGGAGCTTCCCTTCGACGAGAGGACCCTGCTGGACGACGCCGACACCGATGCCTCCGCCGACGCCTCCGCCGGCGTCCGCGCGGACCTCCCGGAGCAGGGCGGCGAGAAGGAACCGAGCACCGCGTAGGGCGGACACGTCCCAGGAACTGCGCACACGTCCCAGGAACTCCTGGAGCCCGTCCGGCACTCCCCGCCCGACGGGCCCAGGGACGCCCGGACGGCCGGGCATCCCCCCACGGGCCCGGCCGTCCGGTGCACGGCCGAGTCCCCGGAGGCCCTGACTCCTCCGGGGCTCAGCCGCTCAGCTTCGCCACCAGTTCGGTGGCGCGTGAGACGGGCACACCCGCCGCGGTCAGCATCGTGACCGTGGCGGAGCCGCCCGCCTCCGCCGCCGCCAGGAGCCCGTCGTTCACGGCCTCCATGAGGGCGAACAGGGTCTGCTCGTGCACGTACGCCAGCGCGTACGGAGGCAGCGGCGAGGCGAACACACCCTGTTCCAGGCCGCGTCGGAGAATCTCCGCGCAGGCCTCGCGCACCGGCGTCAGACGTTCCCTGATGCCCTGCATCGTCACGCTGCGCTGGGCGAGGGCGACCAGCAGGCGGTAGCGGTCGGCGATCTCCCAGACGGCCAGGGTCGAGCGGGCCAGCGACTCGGCCGGGTCCACGACCCCCTCGCGGCCCGCCGCGTGCGCCGCCGCGACGGCCGCCACGGCCTCGTCGGTCAGGGTGCCCACCAGTGCCTCGCGGCTCGGGAAATGCCCGTAGACCGTACGCCGTACGACCCCCGCCGCCCGCGCGATCTGGTCCATGGACGCGTCGGGGTCACGCAGCAGTTCGGCGAGTGCGACGTCCAGGATGCGGCGGCGGTTCACATCGGCGCGGCTCGGGTTACCCGTGGTCATGGCTGCCATTCTGCCCGCCCGCCACCGGGCGGCCTCCTGTCCTGGGGGCACGGGGTCTCGACCTCCTTCATTTGCACAGTGCTGTGCAATCTCGTATCTTGCACAGAGTTGTGCAGTTGCACTCCACTGTGCAAGTTCTGGTGCGGACGATCTCCGCGCCCGTCGACGAAGGAAGGGCGACCCGTAGCCATGCGTCTCGTCATGAACGAACCGGTCGAGAGGATGGACCGGCCCTACGCCAGGCGGTGGTGGGCGCTGCTGGTCCTCTGCCTGAGCCTGCTGATCATCGTGATGGCGAACACCGCCCTCACGGTCGCGGCTCCCGACATGACCCGGGACCTCGGCCTGTCCAGCGCCGACCTGCAATGGGTCATCGACGGCTACACCGTCCCCTACGCGGCCCTGATGCTGCTGCTCGGCGCGATCGGCGACAAGTACAGCCGCCGCGGCGCCCTCGTCCTCGGGCTCGTCGTGTTCGGCGGCGGCGCCGTCGCCGGTTCGCTCGTCGGCAGTTCCACCGGGGTCATCGCGGCCCGCGCCGTCATGGGCGTCGGCGCCGCGCTGATCATGCCGGCCACCCTGTCCCTGCTCGCCGCGACCTTCCCGCGGGCCGAGCGGGCCAAGGCGATCGTCCTGTGGACCGCCACCGCCGGACTCGCCATCGCCGCGGGTCCGCTGGTCGCCGGCGCCCTGCTGGAGCACCACGGCTGGTCGTCCACGTTCCTGATCAACGTGCCGATCGCCGCCCTCGCCATCGTCGGCGCGCTGGTCCTGGTGCCGCCGTCCAGGGCCGCGCACCACCACCGCATCGACTACGTCGGCGGGCTCCTCTCGGTCGTCTGGATCGGCTCGCTCGTCTACATGATCATCGAAGGGCCGCACTTCGGCTGGGGCGTCAAGGCCGTGACCGCCGCCGTGGTCGCCGGGGCCGGACTGGTCCTCTTCGTCCTGTGGGAGCTGCGCCACCCGCGCCCGGTCATCGACGTACGGCGCTTCGCCAACCGCCGCTTCGCCGGCTCGAACCTCGCCGTCGCCCTCTTCTTCCTGGCCGTCTTCGGCGCCTTCTACTACCTCACCCAGCACCTCCAGTTCGTCCTCGGTTACGACGCCCTGGACACCGGAGTGCGGATGCTGCCGCTCGCCGGGGCCGTCTTCGTGGGCTCGGCGCTCACCGGCTACCTCACTCCGCGCATCGGCATGAGGTTCACGGTCACCGCGGGCATGGTCGGCGGCACGGTGGCGCTCGCGCTGCTCACCCGGGTGGACGCCTCCTCGGCGTACGGCGACCTCGTCCTGCCCCTCGTGATGCTCGGCCTCGCCATCGGTCTCGCGCTGTCGCCCTGCACGGACGCCATCATGGGCGCGTTCCCCGAGGCCGAGCTCGGCGTCGGCGGCGCCGTCAACGACACCTCGCTCGAACTCGGCGGCTCGCTCGGCATCGCCATCCTCGGCTCGGTGCTGGCGAGTTCGTACTCCTCGCACCTCGCCGACGCGACCGCGGGCAGCAGGCTCCCGGCGGGCGCCCTGACCACGGCGCAGGACTCGGTCGGCGCCGGGTACGTCGTCGCCCAGGGCATCGGCGACAAGGCCCGGCAGCTCGGCGAGCAGGCCGCACAGTCGGCGAACGCCGAGCAGGCGGCCCAGTTGAAGACGCAGGCCGGTCAACTCGCCGACGGGGCACGGCAGATGGCCGACGCGGTCGGCTCGTCCTTCTCGGACGCGGTGGCCCACACCAGCCTCGTCGGAGCGGTGATCCTGGGCGTGGGCACCGTACTGGTGGCGGTACTGCTGCCGCGCAGGGCGCGGACGGAGGCGGAGGCCGAAGTCGACGCCGAGACCGAGGCCGGAACCGTGTCCGAGTCCGAGGTCGCAACGGTGTCCGAGTCCGCGGCCGGAACCGTGTCCGTGTCCGCGGCCGCAACCGTGTCCGAAGCGGGAACCGTGTCCGGGACCGGGAGCGAGGCCGGGGTGGGCTCCGGGGCTTCGACCGGTGCCGAGGCCCGGGGCGAGAAGCCTGCCGAGGCCGAGAAGCGGGTCGGGGACGAGGGCGCGAGCGAGGGTGGGACCGAGGGTGGGACCGGGGCAGGAACCGTGACCCCCCGGACCGCCGTCTCGTAGAACATGCACTACCGTGCCGTGCCGGACCGTCCGGCACGGCACGGCACGTTCTGCGGAGGACACCGAGCATGAAGATCGACTGGGACCGGCGTACGTGTGCGCGCAAGGGGCACGTCACCTACGCGCCGGACGACCCGCGCCTGCGGGTGCGGCTGCACGCCGAGACCGCGCTCGGCGAGGTCTGGCGCTGCCTGCGCTGCGGCGACTTCGCCCTCGGCGCCCCGCACGGCTCCGGCCCCGCGGCCGAGGCGCCGCTCGTGCCGCGCGGCAAGGTGCTCCGCGACCTGTTCATCCTGCGCTTCCTGGCGATCGAGCGGGCCGTGCGCGGGGTGTTCATCGTGGCGGTCGCGGCCGCCGTGTGGAAGTTCAGCAACAGCCAGGACGCGGTGCGCCGGCTCTTCGACGAGTATCTCGACGTGCTCAGGCCGGTCTTCCGGCACTTCCACTACGACCTCGACCACTCGCCGGTCGTCGGCACCATCCAGAAGACCTTCGGCTACAAGCACTCCACGCTGCTGCTGGTCGCGGGCCTGCTGCTGGCGTACGCGCTGATCGAGCTCGTCGAGGCGGTCGGGCTCTGGTACGCCAAGCGCTGGGCGGAGTACCTCACGGTCGTCGCCACCGCCGCGTTCCTCCCGCTGGAGATCTACGAACTCACCGAGCACATCAGCTGGCTGAAGATCACCACGCTGGTCCTGAACATCCTCGCCGTCCTCTACATCCTCCTCGCCAAGCGGCTGTTCGGCCTGCGCGGCGGGCACAGGGCGTTCGAGGCGGAGCGGCAGAGCGCGTCCCTGCTGGAAGTGGAGGAGTCGGCCGGGGTCATGGTCTGACCCCGGCCCGGTCAGCGGTCCGTTCCGAGCGTCTCGGCCACGGCACGCGGCAGCCACTCCCGCGCCTCGCCGAAGGGGAAACCGAGCCGGGCCGCCCGGGAGTTGTCCATGCCGTAGGAACGGCGGAACGAGAACGGGGAGACCTCGCCCGTCTCGACGGGCTCAAGGACCGTCCGGCCCCCCGGGAGGCGCGCGCCGATCGCCTCGCACAACTCCCGTGTCGTCAGGGACCCGTGGGACGCCGCGTTGACGGGTCCCGTGAACTCCTCGCCCACCGTCCAGAACATGAAGTCGGCGATCTCCTCGACGTGGATGTAGGTCGCCGGGTGGTTCACGGCGGGCACGGCGATCGGCCTCCCGGCGCGGACGCGGTCGGCGTAGTGCTCCAGCCGCCCGGTGAAGTCGTCGTCCCCGCCCAGCACATGGGCGACGCGCACCGCCACGTACGGGAAGGCCGGGGCGGCCGCGAACACGGCCTCCGCCTGCCGCTTGCCCTCGCCGTAGTGGGCGTCGAGGAACTCCGTTTCCTCCCAGGGGAGTCCGGCGTCCACCGCGACGGCGCGGGGATCCACGGCGCCCTCGCCGACCGGTTCCGCCGTGTCCTCGTGCTCGTACACCTCGACCGTCGACGTCATCACGTACCGGCGGGTGCGCTCCGCGAAGACCCGGCGGGCGATCTCCGCCTGTCGCGGTGTGTAGCAGACCTGGTCGACGACCACGTCGAACACCCGTGGGCCCAGCGCCTCCCGCAGGGACTGCTCGTCGTCGCGGTCCGCGATCAGATGGACCGTCCCGGCGGGCGGCGCGGACGAACCGCGGTTGACGACGGTGACCCGGTCACCGGCCGCCACCAGCCGGGCGATGAGACGCTTTCCGAAATACCGGTTCCCGCCGATGACGCAGATCTCCCGCATGCCGCTCTCCCTGTTTTCGGCCTGTTTCGGCCTGTGGTCATAATTCTCCTGTCGCACGGGCCGGTTCCGAAGGGGGAGACATGGGAGATCCGGCGTTCGCACCGAAGGAAACACGGCATCCGCGCGCCGTCCCCGGTGAAACGACGGCGGGCTTGGACGCGCTCGACCGGCAGATCCTGGAACTGCTCCAGAGCGAGGGCCGCATCAAGCTCAGCGAGCTGGGCCGCCGCGTCCGGCTGAGCCCGGCCGCGGTCGCGGAGCGGGTGCGCCGGCTGGAGGCGACGGGCACGATCACGGGATACGGCGCCCAGGTGTCGGCGTCCCGTCTCGGCTACGGCATCCAGGCCTTCATCCGTGTCGACCCGCACGGCGGCTACACGCTCAGGCACCCGCGGACGCTGGAACTGCTGGCCCGTCCCGAGATCACCGAGGCCCACCACGTCGTCGGCGAGGACTGCTGGATCCTCAAGGTCGCCGTCGAGGACACGGTCCATCTGGAGGACGTCCTGGAACAGACCTCCGCGCTGGGGCGGACGACGACCTCGATCGTGCTGTCGTCCCCGGTGGACCGCAAGCCGCTGCTGCCCCGCCCCGCGCGCTGACCCGCCCCGCCCCGCCCCGCCCCGGCGTCCGGCGCCCGTGCTTGCCTTGACGTCGGCGTCAAGGACTACCGTCGGGGCCATGCGAATCGGCGAGCTGGCCGCACGGGCCGGGACGACCACGCGGACCCTGCGCTACTACGAGTCGCGGGGCCTGCTGCCCGCGCGGCGGGGCGAGAACGGGTACCGCACGTACGACGAGCACGATCTGCGGCTGCTCCGGCAGATCAGGACCCTTCAGGACTTCGGGTTCGACCTGGAGGAGACGCGGCCCTTCGTGGAGTGCCTGCGGGCCGGTCATCCCGAGGGCGACTCGTGCCCGGCGTCCCTGGAGGTCTACCGGCGCAAGCTCGGCGAGCTCGACGCGCTGATCGACGAGCTGCGCTCGGTGCGCGCGCAGGTCGGCGAGCAGCTGGAACGGGCGGAGCGGGCGCGGGACGCGCTGGCGGCCGACGCGGAGGTCCCGGGTGGTCCGGAACCCGTGTGCGAACTGGGAGGGCGGACGCGATGATCAGAGCGGCAGGTGTGGCCGAGGTGACGGACGCGGACTTCGGGGCGGAGGTGATCGGCTCGGATCTGCCCGTGCTGGTGGAGTTCACGGCCGACTGGTGCCCGCCGTGCCGGCAGATGGGTCCCGTGCTCAGCGAGCTGGCCTTCGAGGAGGGCGACCGCCTCAAGGTGGTCCAGCTGGACGTCGACACCAATCCGGAGACGACGCTCGCCTACGGAGTGCTCTCGATGCCGACGTTCATGGTCTTCCGTGCCGGGGAGCCCGTGAAGTCGATGGTGGGCGCCCGCGCCAAGCGACGGCTGCTCCAGGAACTGGACGACGTGCTCTGACCCCACCCGGCGAACGGGCCGGCACACAAAAAATCCCCTGGGCAATTGCGCCCGGGGGATTTCTCTGCGTATATTCAATGATTCACGACTTCCAGGAATGAAGACGTGAAGAAGTTCGATAGCCGCAGTATATCTGGGTGGGAGTGGAATTGTCAAACAAGGGATCGCACACAGAATTCCCCGACGATGAACTGCGAAGCGAGCAGGAATTCATCGACGGGCTGTACGCGCGTGTGGACGCCCTGCGCGATGCCACCGAGTCCTCCGTCGGGGACGCGCTCGCCCAGAGCAACACGCCCCGGCAGGCCCGGCTCGAACGGGACATCCTGGTCGCCGAGCGCTCGGGGATGCTGGCCGCGCTCAACGCCGTGGACGGTTCGCTCTGCTTCGGCCGCATCGACCTGTCACCGGTGGAGGGCGGGCCGGCCGCCGGCGTCACCCACCACATCGGCCGCATCGGCATCCGCGCCGACGACACCGAGCGCACCCCGATCCTCATCGACTGGCGGGCCCCGGTCGCCCGCCCCTTCTACCTGGCCACCGGCCACACCCCGATGGGCCTGCGCCGCCGCCGGCACATCGGCACCGCGGGCCGGCACGTCACCGACCTGCACGACGAGATCCTCGACCTCGGCGACCGCGAACGCACCGGCCACGAGGACCCGACCGGCGACGCCGTGCTGCTCGCCGCGCTCAACTCCGCCCGCACCGGCCGCATGAGCGACATCGTGCAGACCATCCAGGCCGAGCAGGACCGGATCATCCGTGCCCCGCACCGGGGCGTCATGGTCGTCGAGGGCGGCCCCGGCACCGGCAAGACCGCCGTCGCCCTGCACCGCGCCGCGTACCTGCTCTACGAGCACCGCGAGCTGCTCTCCAAGCGGGCCGTCCTGATCGTCGGCCCCAACCCCGCCTTCCTCGGCTACATCGGCGAGGTGCTGCCCTCGCTCGGCGAGACCGGGGTGCTGCTCTCGACCGTCGGCGAACTCTTCCCCGGCGTGCACGCGACCGCCTCCGACACCCCCGGGGCCGCCGCCGTGAAGGGCCGCGCCGGCATGGCCGACGTCCTCGCCGGGGTCGTACGGGACCGCCAGGCCCTGCCCGACCCGGTCATCGCGATCGAACACGACCGTGACGTCCTGATGCTCGACGCGGGCCTCGTCCGGGTCGCCCGGGAACGCGCCCGCGCGGCCGGCCTGCCCCACAACGCGGCCCGCGAGCACTTCGAGGGCCACATCCTCAACACGCTCACCGACATGCTGGCCGAACGCATCGGCACGGACCCCTTCGACGGCTCCAACCTCCTCGACCCGAGCGACATCACCCAGATCCGCGACGAACTCGCCGAGAACCCCGAAGTCTGGTCGGCGATCGACCAGTTGTGG
Proteins encoded:
- a CDS encoding response regulator; this translates as MSDPIRVLVVEDDPVAADAHVLYVGRVPGFTAVGKVHTGAEARRALDRTPVDLLLLDLHLPDTHGLRLARSLRAAGHHADVIAVTSARDLAVVREGVSLGVVQYVLKPFTFATLRDRLIRYAEFRAAAGEASGQAEVDRALAALRAPGPAALPKGLSAPTLERVTVTLRDHPGGLTAAGAAEAVGISRITARRYLEHLVEAGRAARAPQYGTVGRPELQYRWVRS
- a CDS encoding sensor histidine kinase, whose product is MRLPRVPRPRSLAGQLFGMQAVLIAVLVAGYALFTYVGDRGQAEEAAGRQAMAVARSVADAPSVHAAIGTAEPTRALQPYSLRVQRHTGVDFVTIMNPRGIRWTHPDEKLIGGHFLGHIGPALAGRSFTETYTGSLGASVRAVTPIQQDGRTIGLVSAGIRVEAITERVQDQVTALIGAAAGALLLGAVGTYVINARLRRSTHGMNAAELSRMHDYHQAALHAVREGLLMLDGQFRVALMNDGGRELLGVTDDVVGRSVAELGLPAPLTGALLSAEPRVDEVHPTDTRVLVVNTSPVSGGERRGTVVTLRDVTELQALTGELDSERGFSQALRSQAHEAANRLHTMVSLIELGRAEEAVEFATAELELAQALTDEVISAVGEPVLAALLLGKAAQANERGVELVVSEDSGIDDGLLPAALTPRDLVTVLGNLIDNAMDAAQATVGARVTVTAFTGESALVLRVADTGSGVDPAHTERVFQHGWSTKPAGPGGRGLGLALARQTVLRHGGTLEVREGAAGGAEFEVRLPLPAPAAAPAPGTGPTPDPVAEATPGTGAVPRARSVQSSESVLPGGGA
- a CDS encoding cation:dicarboxylase symporter family transporter; this encodes MPTTSSRRAAVASTPQTAPAAPAARRDRTHYLYIAVIAAVILGIAVGLIAPDFAVELKPIGTGFVNLIKMMISPIIFCTIVLGIGSVRKAAKVGAVGGIALGYFLVMSLVALAIGLVVGNILEPGSSLAMTDAVKQAGQGQVSAEALPPVDFVLSIIPTTMISAFTEGQVLQTLLVALLAGFALQAMGAAGQPVLRGVEHIQRLVFRILAMVMWAAPLGAFGAIAAVTGSAGVDALKSLAVLMLGFYVTCLIFVLVVLGTLLRVVTGLNILTFLRYLGREFLLILSTSSSESALPRLIAKMEHLGVGKSVVGITVPTGYSFNLDGTMIYMTMASLYIADAMGTPMAVGEQIPLLLFLLVASKGAAGVSGAGLATLAGGLQSHKPALVDGVGLIVGIDRFMSEARALTNFAGNAVATVLIGTWTKEIDKERVALVLAGELPFDERTLLDDADTDASADASAGVRADLPEQGGEKEPSTA
- a CDS encoding TetR/AcrR family transcriptional regulator produces the protein MAAMTTGNPSRADVNRRRILDVALAELLRDPDASMDQIARAAGVVRRTVYGHFPSREALVGTLTDEAVAAVAAAHAAGREGVVDPAESLARSTLAVWEIADRYRLLVALAQRSVTMQGIRERLTPVREACAEILRRGLEQGVFASPLPPYALAYVHEQTLFALMEAVNDGLLAAAEAGGSATVTMLTAAGVPVSRATELVAKLSG
- a CDS encoding MFS transporter, producing MRLVMNEPVERMDRPYARRWWALLVLCLSLLIIVMANTALTVAAPDMTRDLGLSSADLQWVIDGYTVPYAALMLLLGAIGDKYSRRGALVLGLVVFGGGAVAGSLVGSSTGVIAARAVMGVGAALIMPATLSLLAATFPRAERAKAIVLWTATAGLAIAAGPLVAGALLEHHGWSSTFLINVPIAALAIVGALVLVPPSRAAHHHRIDYVGGLLSVVWIGSLVYMIIEGPHFGWGVKAVTAAVVAGAGLVLFVLWELRHPRPVIDVRRFANRRFAGSNLAVALFFLAVFGAFYYLTQHLQFVLGYDALDTGVRMLPLAGAVFVGSALTGYLTPRIGMRFTVTAGMVGGTVALALLTRVDASSAYGDLVLPLVMLGLAIGLALSPCTDAIMGAFPEAELGVGGAVNDTSLELGGSLGIAILGSVLASSYSSHLADATAGSRLPAGALTTAQDSVGAGYVVAQGIGDKARQLGEQAAQSANAEQAAQLKTQAGQLADGARQMADAVGSSFSDAVAHTSLVGAVILGVGTVLVAVLLPRRARTEAEAEVDAETEAGTVSESEVATVSESAAGTVSVSAAATVSEAGTVSGTGSEAGVGSGASTGAEARGEKPAEAEKRVGDEGASEGGTEGGTGAGTVTPRTAVS
- a CDS encoding DUF2127 domain-containing protein, producing the protein MKIDWDRRTCARKGHVTYAPDDPRLRVRLHAETALGEVWRCLRCGDFALGAPHGSGPAAEAPLVPRGKVLRDLFILRFLAIERAVRGVFIVAVAAAVWKFSNSQDAVRRLFDEYLDVLRPVFRHFHYDLDHSPVVGTIQKTFGYKHSTLLLVAGLLLAYALIELVEAVGLWYAKRWAEYLTVVATAAFLPLEIYELTEHISWLKITTLVLNILAVLYILLAKRLFGLRGGHRAFEAERQSASLLEVEESAGVMV
- a CDS encoding NAD-dependent epimerase/dehydratase family protein, producing the protein MREICVIGGNRYFGKRLIARLVAAGDRVTVVNRGSSAPPAGTVHLIADRDDEQSLREALGPRVFDVVVDQVCYTPRQAEIARRVFAERTRRYVMTSTVEVYEHEDTAEPVGEGAVDPRAVAVDAGLPWEETEFLDAHYGEGKRQAEAVFAAAPAFPYVAVRVAHVLGGDDDFTGRLEHYADRVRAGRPIAVPAVNHPATYIHVEEIADFMFWTVGEEFTGPVNAASHGSLTTRELCEAIGARLPGGRTVLEPVETGEVSPFSFRRSYGMDNSRAARLGFPFGEAREWLPRAVAETLGTDR
- a CDS encoding Lrp/AsnC family transcriptional regulator — encoded protein: MGDPAFAPKETRHPRAVPGETTAGLDALDRQILELLQSEGRIKLSELGRRVRLSPAAVAERVRRLEATGTITGYGAQVSASRLGYGIQAFIRVDPHGGYTLRHPRTLELLARPEITEAHHVVGEDCWILKVAVEDTVHLEDVLEQTSALGRTTTSIVLSSPVDRKPLLPRPAR
- a CDS encoding MerR family transcriptional regulator — protein: MRIGELAARAGTTTRTLRYYESRGLLPARRGENGYRTYDEHDLRLLRQIRTLQDFGFDLEETRPFVECLRAGHPEGDSCPASLEVYRRKLGELDALIDELRSVRAQVGEQLERAERARDALAADAEVPGGPEPVCELGGRTR
- a CDS encoding thioredoxin domain-containing protein; translation: MIRAAGVAEVTDADFGAEVIGSDLPVLVEFTADWCPPCRQMGPVLSELAFEEGDRLKVVQLDVDTNPETTLAYGVLSMPTFMVFRAGEPVKSMVGARAKRRLLQELDDVL